A genomic window from Micromonospora ferruginea includes:
- a CDS encoding DinB family protein produces the protein MATPTIDPTLGPVLARTGDERAILDAFLDFHRATVLRKVGGLADADAARRLVPSLTTLAGLLKHLTVVETNWFARLFDPQPGDVYLTSQADADASHTVGPDDTVAGLAAAYEAACARSRAIAARVDLGHVVPHPQLGEVSLRWVLVHLIEETARHAGHADILRELTDGETGAI, from the coding sequence ATGGCGACCCCGACGATCGATCCGACACTCGGTCCGGTCCTCGCCCGCACGGGCGACGAACGGGCGATCCTTGACGCGTTCCTCGACTTCCACCGCGCCACCGTGCTGCGCAAGGTGGGCGGCCTCGCCGACGCCGACGCCGCCCGGCGGCTGGTGCCCTCGCTGACCACCCTGGCCGGGCTGCTCAAGCACCTGACCGTGGTCGAGACCAACTGGTTCGCCCGACTGTTCGACCCGCAGCCGGGCGATGTCTACCTCACCTCCCAGGCCGACGCCGACGCCAGCCACACGGTCGGCCCCGACGACACGGTCGCGGGGCTCGCCGCGGCCTACGAGGCGGCCTGCGCCCGCTCCCGGGCGATCGCCGCCCGCGTCGACCTCGGTCACGTGGTGCCGCACCCGCAGCTCGGCGAGGTGTCGCTGCGCTGGGTGCTGGTGCACCTGATCGAGGAGACCGCCCGGCACGCCGGGCACGCCGACATCCTGCGCGAGCTGACCGACGGTGAGACCGGCGCGATCTGA
- a CDS encoding polysaccharide pyruvyl transferase family protein: MREGTGLTIGVLGSYGGRNLGDEAILTGLLADLRQHEPNARIIVFSRNPAHTALAHPEVEAVPWEGVSRVDSSQVLNQLDLLILGGGGILYDREARRYLRVVRVAQERGLPLLTYAVGVGPLTDGVDTGMVRETLAQAVEVTVRDQESRMVLEEAGLVNPITVTGDPAFLLQPEEFPAQWLREEGVPAGSRLVGLSVREPGRAAERLDVDGYHRLLAQIGDFLVHRIDAHVLFVPMERDDIRHSHGVLSHMIAADRGRILHGDYRPAQILGLMRHFDLAVGMRLHFLIFAAMMNTPFLPLPYAGKVFDLAQRLGVPALRGMEREVEGPLLAEVDRLWDERAARADETARRVAEVCDQARGTSQVTRSVLDSIRARAMAPAA; this comes from the coding sequence ATGAGGGAAGGCACCGGACTGACCATCGGTGTGCTCGGGTCGTACGGAGGTCGCAACCTCGGCGACGAGGCGATCCTCACCGGTCTCCTGGCCGACCTGCGCCAGCACGAGCCGAACGCACGGATCATCGTGTTCTCCCGCAACCCCGCGCACACCGCGCTGGCCCACCCCGAGGTCGAGGCGGTGCCATGGGAGGGCGTCAGCCGGGTCGACTCGTCCCAGGTGCTCAACCAGCTCGACCTGCTCATCCTGGGCGGCGGCGGGATCCTCTACGACCGGGAGGCCCGGCGCTACCTGCGGGTGGTCCGGGTCGCCCAGGAGCGGGGCCTGCCGCTGCTGACCTACGCGGTCGGGGTGGGCCCGCTCACCGACGGGGTGGACACCGGCATGGTGCGCGAGACGCTGGCGCAGGCCGTCGAGGTGACCGTCCGCGACCAGGAGTCCCGGATGGTGCTGGAGGAGGCAGGCCTGGTCAATCCGATCACCGTGACCGGCGACCCGGCGTTCCTGTTGCAGCCGGAGGAGTTCCCCGCGCAGTGGCTGCGCGAGGAGGGCGTGCCGGCCGGGTCCCGGCTGGTCGGGCTGAGCGTGCGCGAGCCGGGCCGGGCCGCGGAACGCCTCGACGTCGACGGCTACCACCGGCTGCTCGCCCAGATCGGCGACTTCCTGGTGCACCGGATCGACGCGCACGTGCTGTTCGTGCCGATGGAACGCGACGACATCCGACACTCGCACGGGGTGCTGTCCCACATGATCGCCGCGGACCGGGGCCGGATCCTGCACGGTGACTACCGCCCGGCGCAGATCCTCGGCCTGATGCGCCACTTCGACCTGGCGGTCGGGATGCGACTGCACTTCCTGATCTTCGCGGCCATGATGAACACGCCGTTCCTGCCGCTGCCGTACGCCGGCAAGGTCTTCGACCTGGCCCAGCGGCTCGGCGTGCCGGCGCTGCGGGGCATGGAGCGGGAGGTGGAGGGCCCGCTGCTGGCCGAGGTGGACCGGCTGTGGGACGAGCGGGCGGCCCGGGCCGACGAGACGGCCCGCCGGGTGGCCGAGGTGTGCGACCAGGCGCGCGGCACCTCGCAGGTGACCCGCAGCGTGCTGGACAGCATCCGGGCCCGCGCGATGGCCCCGGCGGCCTGA
- a CDS encoding DUF1800 domain-containing protein, which translates to MADLNVPPRRPRDDRGWDGYQHPHPDGYRDLDSAAAAPYAGGYPAPTSQPAPGPQWVGPNGFAPAGPAAQGGYAQPGGGYGAQGGYGQPAGGYPPPAGPGLPTLDDDSDDAPNRGRRRALATLGGAAVVAGGAAFALSPQLRGLFSDGPEAGDATGTVTTDGTQARPSGQQPSTVRTYTEQNESYMGSRAGAALKRNAPAGGRLFGSPAAAAAATEVTVKTVLSKDPITHLARRATFGPTPKLLADIKRLGIDDWLRQQLEPEKIAPTKGELKLADLPSLKLSPTQLRDQRDQLNERGVDPARETVDATIARQIWSDRQLFEVMVDFWNDFLHVAADFDGGETYRNAFDRDVVRKHALGSYPDMLVAANKHPALLLYLNQVDSRKDAINENLARENLELYSVGVDGGYTEKDVRQAAMLQTGRGVADGKYMFFGDRHYVGKVKILGFTHANNSNDPKVADKVIDSYIRYIALHPSTAKYVAQNLATRFVSDTPPKSIVDRLAKAYTTNKGNIRPVLATLFSSSEFWASVGQKVRRPMEYLVATYRSLGVGPDATAGFDGDKRRTPFAQGLRQVQDKMRELGQYPMGKPTPDGYADVYLAWTSAGTMVDGWNEAGELLGGWRKQFTYVKPEKLVAKPPTTAGAYVDALAVKLVHQKLSAKEKKLVLAVAGVSEGAKVDATFNGAIAAVARTILASPQHHLR; encoded by the coding sequence ATGGCCGACCTGAACGTGCCACCGCGTCGACCCCGGGACGACCGCGGCTGGGACGGATACCAGCACCCCCACCCGGACGGGTACCGCGACCTGGACTCCGCCGCCGCAGCACCGTACGCCGGCGGGTACCCCGCGCCGACGTCCCAGCCCGCCCCGGGACCGCAGTGGGTCGGCCCGAACGGTTTCGCCCCCGCCGGCCCTGCGGCCCAGGGCGGGTACGCCCAGCCGGGCGGCGGTTACGGCGCGCAGGGCGGCTACGGCCAGCCCGCTGGCGGGTACCCGCCGCCGGCCGGGCCGGGACTGCCCACCCTGGACGACGACTCCGACGACGCCCCGAACCGTGGCCGGCGCCGCGCGCTCGCCACGCTCGGCGGCGCGGCGGTGGTCGCCGGCGGCGCGGCGTTCGCCCTGTCCCCGCAGCTTCGTGGCCTGTTCTCCGACGGCCCGGAGGCCGGTGACGCCACCGGCACGGTGACCACCGACGGCACCCAGGCCCGGCCGAGTGGCCAGCAGCCCAGCACGGTGCGGACCTACACCGAGCAGAACGAGAGCTACATGGGCTCGCGGGCCGGCGCGGCGCTCAAGCGCAACGCCCCGGCCGGCGGCCGGCTCTTCGGCAGCCCGGCGGCCGCGGCGGCGGCGACCGAGGTGACCGTGAAGACGGTGCTGTCCAAGGACCCGATCACCCACCTGGCCCGCCGCGCCACGTTCGGCCCGACGCCGAAGCTGCTCGCCGACATCAAGCGGCTCGGCATCGACGACTGGCTGCGCCAGCAGCTCGAGCCGGAGAAGATCGCGCCGACCAAGGGCGAGCTGAAGCTGGCCGACCTGCCGTCGCTCAAGCTCAGCCCGACCCAGCTCCGCGACCAGCGGGACCAGCTCAACGAGCGCGGCGTCGACCCGGCCCGGGAGACGGTGGACGCCACCATCGCCCGGCAGATCTGGTCCGACCGCCAGCTCTTCGAGGTGATGGTCGACTTCTGGAACGACTTCCTGCACGTGGCGGCCGACTTCGACGGCGGCGAGACCTACCGCAACGCGTTCGACCGGGACGTCGTCCGCAAGCACGCGCTGGGCAGCTACCCGGACATGCTGGTCGCCGCGAACAAGCACCCGGCGCTGCTGCTCTACCTGAACCAGGTCGACTCGCGCAAGGACGCGATCAACGAGAACCTGGCCCGGGAGAACCTGGAGCTCTACTCGGTCGGCGTCGACGGCGGCTACACCGAGAAGGACGTGCGGCAGGCCGCCATGCTGCAGACCGGCCGGGGCGTCGCGGACGGCAAGTACATGTTCTTCGGCGACCGGCACTACGTCGGCAAGGTGAAGATCCTCGGGTTCACCCACGCCAACAACTCGAACGACCCCAAGGTCGCCGACAAGGTGATCGACTCCTACATCCGCTACATCGCGCTGCACCCGTCCACCGCGAAGTACGTGGCGCAGAACCTGGCCACCCGGTTCGTCTCCGACACCCCGCCGAAGTCGATCGTGGACCGGCTGGCGAAGGCGTACACCACCAACAAGGGCAACATCCGCCCGGTGCTGGCGACGCTGTTCAGCTCCTCGGAGTTCTGGGCCTCGGTCGGTCAGAAGGTGCGCCGCCCGATGGAGTACCTGGTGGCCACGTACCGGTCGCTCGGTGTCGGGCCGGACGCGACCGCCGGGTTCGACGGCGACAAGCGGCGCACGCCGTTCGCCCAGGGCCTGCGGCAGGTCCAGGACAAGATGCGCGAGCTGGGCCAGTACCCGATGGGCAAGCCCACCCCGGACGGCTACGCCGACGTCTACCTGGCGTGGACCTCGGCCGGCACCATGGTCGACGGCTGGAACGAGGCCGGCGAGCTGCTCGGCGGCTGGCGCAAGCAGTTCACCTACGTCAAGCCGGAGAAGCTGGTGGCGAAGCCGCCGACGACCGCCGGGGCGTACGTGGACGCGCTGGCGGTGAAGCTGGTGCACCAGAAGCTCAGCGCCAAGGAGAAGAAGCTCGTGCTCGCCGTGGCCGGGGTGTCCGAGGGCGCCAAGGTCGACGCCACCTTCAACGGGGCCATCGCCGCGGTCGCGCGGACGATCCTCGCGTCCCCCCAGCACCACCTCCGGTGA
- a CDS encoding DUF3040 domain-containing protein, with amino-acid sequence MLSQEDQRRFEQITRQLRESDPRFVARLNSRIKGRRGRYMMLMTIVLWASLPAMTVLAGRLAGAICAMVLVANAAVMWRFRRRLL; translated from the coding sequence ATGCTCAGCCAAGAGGATCAGCGCAGGTTCGAACAGATCACCCGCCAGCTACGGGAGAGCGACCCGCGGTTCGTGGCCCGGCTGAACAGCCGGATCAAGGGCCGCCGGGGCCGGTACATGATGCTGATGACCATCGTGCTCTGGGCCTCGCTGCCGGCGATGACCGTGCTGGCCGGGCGGTTGGCCGGGGCGATCTGCGCCATGGTGCTGGTCGCCAACGCCGCCGTGATGTGGCGCTTCCGCCGCCGCCTCCTGTGA
- a CDS encoding SWIM zinc finger family protein, protein MSPSFDDYGPPRRVEGGLRARSTRGAIGRSWWSRRFLEVLESFALGSRLTRGRAYARRGQVLRLDVSPGVVTAEVQGSRPDPYPVRIGLAAYPEEVWRRIEAELAGQAFFSARLLAGDLPAELEELFAAAGAPLFPAEVGELAQRCGCPDFAVPCKHLAATFYLLAEAFDADPFRLLHWRGRSRADLLDRLRTLRGARSDGTAAGPAAVRPGSAGPGVAGPGGAGSGGAGSGGAGSGGAGPGGTGSGGAGSGGAGPGGAGSGSAGSGGVGPGDLGPGGAASRAVPSGGALPAAEADGDAAPLGPVVGAGRVLTGLPAPAPEEELDRFWLPPVALPDRPPTLDTGPELLLRQLGPPGAEIGGPGLAERLRRAYRAFGRGDAPDG, encoded by the coding sequence GTGAGCCCGAGCTTCGACGACTACGGGCCGCCGCGCCGGGTCGAGGGTGGGTTGCGGGCCCGCAGCACCAGGGGCGCGATCGGGCGGTCCTGGTGGTCCCGGCGCTTCCTGGAGGTGCTGGAGTCGTTCGCGCTCGGCTCCCGGCTCACCCGGGGCCGGGCGTACGCGCGCCGGGGCCAGGTGCTCCGGCTGGACGTCTCACCCGGCGTGGTCACCGCCGAGGTGCAGGGCTCCCGGCCGGATCCGTACCCGGTGCGGATCGGGCTGGCCGCGTACCCGGAGGAGGTATGGCGGCGGATCGAGGCGGAGCTGGCCGGGCAGGCGTTCTTCAGCGCCCGGCTGCTCGCCGGCGACCTGCCGGCGGAGTTGGAGGAGCTGTTCGCCGCGGCGGGCGCGCCGCTGTTCCCCGCCGAGGTCGGCGAGTTGGCGCAGCGGTGCGGCTGTCCCGACTTCGCGGTGCCCTGCAAGCACCTGGCGGCCACGTTCTACCTGCTCGCCGAGGCGTTCGACGCCGACCCGTTCCGGTTGCTGCACTGGCGCGGCCGGTCCCGGGCCGACCTGCTCGACCGGTTGCGCACGCTGCGCGGCGCCCGCTCCGACGGCACCGCGGCGGGTCCTGCCGCCGTCAGACCGGGCAGCGCTGGGCCGGGCGTTGCCGGGCCGGGTGGCGCTGGATCGGGCGGTGCTGGATCGGGCGGTGCTGGATCGGGCGGTGCTGGGCCGGGCGGTACCGGATCGGGTGGTGCTGGATCGGGCGGTGCTGGGCCGGGCGGCGCCGGATCGGGCAGTGCTGGATCGGGCGGTGTTGGGCCTGGCGATCTGGGACCGGGTGGTGCGGCGAGCCGGGCCGTGCCGAGCGGCGGGGCGCTACCGGCGGCCGAGGCTGATGGGGACGCCGCGCCGCTCGGGCCGGTGGTCGGTGCCGGGCGCGTGCTGACCGGGTTGCCGGCGCCCGCGCCGGAGGAGGAGCTGGACCGGTTCTGGCTCCCGCCGGTGGCGCTGCCCGACCGACCGCCCACCCTGGACACCGGCCCGGAGCTGCTGCTGCGGCAGCTCGGTCCGCCCGGGGCCGAGATCGGTGGCCCCGGCCTGGCCGAACGCCTGCGCCGCGCGTACCGCGCGTTTGGCCGCGGCGACGCACCGGACGGTTAA
- a CDS encoding TetR/AcrR family transcriptional regulator translates to MARNTERRTLLADAGLRVLAAAGARGLTHRAVDAEAGVPTGTASNYFPSRAALLAGLAEQIFDRMAPDPAVLADLGRREPSLALVTDYLRDVVARTTREPDLTRALLELRLEAARRPELRAALGDVLRRGYADDVAFHVAAALPGGAYEVALLHYAVDGLLLDLLTTSIDAGFDPDRVVATLVARLVGAAAPGD, encoded by the coding sequence GTGGCCCGGAACACCGAACGCCGTACCCTGCTCGCCGACGCCGGCCTGCGGGTCCTCGCCGCCGCCGGCGCGCGCGGGCTGACCCACCGTGCCGTCGACGCCGAGGCCGGCGTGCCCACCGGCACCGCCTCCAACTACTTCCCGTCGCGCGCCGCGCTGCTCGCCGGCCTCGCCGAGCAGATCTTCGACCGGATGGCGCCCGACCCGGCCGTGCTGGCCGACCTCGGCCGCCGGGAACCGTCGCTCGCGCTGGTCACCGACTACCTGCGCGACGTCGTCGCCCGCACCACGCGAGAGCCGGACCTCACCCGGGCGCTGCTGGAGCTGCGGCTCGAGGCCGCCCGCCGGCCCGAGCTGCGCGCCGCGCTCGGCGACGTGCTCCGCCGGGGGTACGCCGACGACGTCGCCTTCCACGTCGCCGCCGCCCTGCCCGGCGGGGCGTACGAGGTGGCGCTGCTGCACTACGCCGTCGACGGGCTCCTGCTCGACCTGCTCACCACCTCGATCGACGCCGGGTTCGACCCCGACCGGGTGGTCGCCACCCTCGTCGCCCGCCTGGTCGGCGCGGCCGCCCCCGGCGACTAG
- a CDS encoding carbohydrate kinase family protein: MVDLLVIGGLGVDVRARVPALPLPAADSLTVPPVELRIGNTGAGVALAAHALGLRVTLVDVLGADPAGDVVRAALARTSVRTVLVDAPAGTRRSVNLVDPAGRRMSLYDPRPWSGPPPFAEAELAALVAGAAHVHVSIMDWARDALPVLRGAASLSTDLHDWDGDNDYHRPFAEAADLVFVSDVKLGERAGTEAAALAPRTVLVTGGAAGATLHTPDAPPAHVPAATPPAPVVDTNGAGDAFAAGLIAARLRGAAPRDAARYAARVAAAACTHDGMEYPDGLLPRA; this comes from the coding sequence ATGGTCGACCTGCTCGTGATCGGGGGGTTGGGCGTGGACGTGCGCGCCCGGGTGCCCGCGCTGCCGCTGCCCGCCGCCGACTCGCTGACCGTGCCGCCGGTGGAGCTGCGGATCGGCAACACCGGCGCCGGGGTGGCGCTGGCCGCGCACGCGCTGGGCCTGCGGGTGACGCTCGTCGACGTGCTGGGCGCGGACCCGGCCGGCGACGTGGTGCGCGCGGCGCTGGCGCGGACGTCGGTGCGGACCGTGCTGGTGGACGCGCCCGCCGGCACCCGGCGCTCGGTGAACCTGGTCGACCCGGCCGGCCGCCGGATGTCGCTCTACGACCCCCGACCCTGGTCCGGCCCGCCGCCGTTCGCCGAGGCGGAGCTGGCCGCGCTGGTCGCCGGGGCGGCCCACGTGCACGTGTCGATCATGGATTGGGCCCGGGACGCGCTGCCGGTGCTGCGCGGCGCGGCGTCGCTCTCCACCGACCTGCACGACTGGGACGGCGACAACGACTACCACCGCCCGTTCGCCGAGGCCGCCGACCTGGTCTTCGTCAGCGACGTGAAGCTGGGCGAGCGGGCCGGCACGGAGGCCGCCGCGCTCGCGCCGCGCACGGTGCTGGTCACCGGCGGGGCGGCCGGCGCGACGCTGCACACGCCGGATGCGCCACCCGCGCACGTGCCCGCCGCGACGCCGCCGGCGCCGGTGGTCGACACCAACGGCGCCGGGGACGCGTTCGCCGCCGGCCTGATCGCCGCCCGGCTGCGCGGGGCCGCCCCGCGGGACGCGGCCCGGTACGCCGCCCGGGTGGCCGCCGCCGCGTGCACCCACGACGGGATGGAGTATCCGGACGGGCTGCTGCCCCGGGCCTGA
- a CDS encoding DEAD/DEAH box helicase: MLVIHGLWLPGAGLALWAENGTLPARAPRRPGRAPRERPHPFAADHAALAAALGPTPGQPVSVLLGLPTRAGSPLDSPELVRATVEEPVRGPVTRAGWRVPALAYPPDDAYALLRAAPPDPVGASLRHLAELADFAADLVARGRLLPTLRVKEGPPLNASGIGGAPSYHPAPAGRGLRAVDGSDVATGRALWQPLLTGTDAAWARDLASALPPAARAAREWAPAPTGAPVVARTDVGPGDLVADALDALVDAAARVALADTRLHRGMRPGGPVPRWLAALTGPDRTFPAEPTALATLRTELDAWQRDAAGGAVRATFRLVEPPVDPVAELVEGGAWRVEFGLHPADEPGLVVDAGHIWQRPAPALAARGVDPQETLLAELGRASRLWPEVDAALRTAAPEGMELDADGAHRFLREGAPVLHAAGFGVLLPSWWRRSSSRLGARLRARSRTAPGAVATTAGGLGLDALVDYRWEVALGDQPLTAEELAALADLKSPLVRLRGRWVELDPQRLEAGLRLLRSSGELTVADLLRMGLSGEERGGELPVLDVVADGALGALLTGEAERRLTPADPPPGFVGTLRPYQRRGLAWLAFLQSLGLGGILADDMGLGKTVQLLALLAGDPPDAGPTLLVCPMSLVGNWQREAGTFAPDLRVHVHHGAERARGDEFAAAVRAADLVVTTYSVAARDAFELAGVDWHRVVVDEAQAIKNAATRQAEAIRSLPARHRVAVTGTPVENRLADLWSIMQFANPGLLGPAAVFRKRFAEPIERHGDAEVAERLRRITGPFVLRRLKTDPTIITDLPEKLEMEVLCNLTAEQAALYRAVVDDMMSKIESSDGIERRGLVLATMTRLKQVCNHPAQLLHDGSALAGRSGKLERLDEIVDEVLAAGEKALLFTQYAEFGGMLRGHLSARTGREVLLLHGGVGKADRDAMVARFQTPDGPPLFVLSLKAGGTGLTLTAANHVVHVDRWWNPAVEDQATDRAFRIGQRRRVQVRKFVCAGTVEEKVAAMIADKRSLARSVVGSGEQWVTELSTDTLRELFTLEAGAVVE; this comes from the coding sequence GTGCTGGTCATCCACGGGCTGTGGCTGCCCGGCGCCGGGCTCGCCCTGTGGGCCGAGAACGGCACGCTGCCCGCCCGCGCGCCGCGCCGGCCCGGCCGCGCCCCCCGGGAACGGCCGCACCCGTTCGCCGCCGACCACGCCGCGCTGGCCGCCGCGCTCGGCCCGACCCCGGGCCAGCCGGTCTCCGTGCTGCTCGGGCTGCCCACCCGGGCCGGTTCGCCGCTGGACTCGCCGGAGCTGGTCCGGGCCACCGTCGAGGAGCCGGTCCGCGGTCCGGTCACCCGCGCCGGCTGGCGGGTCCCGGCCCTGGCGTACCCGCCGGACGACGCGTACGCGCTGCTGCGTGCCGCCCCGCCGGACCCGGTCGGGGCGAGCCTGCGGCACCTCGCCGAGCTGGCCGACTTCGCCGCCGACCTGGTCGCGCGCGGGCGCCTCCTCCCCACGCTGCGCGTTAAGGAGGGGCCCCCGCTTAACGCCTCCGGTATAGGAGGGGCCCCTTCTTATCACCCCGCTCCCGCCGGGCGAGGGCTGCGGGCGGTGGACGGGTCGGACGTGGCGACCGGGCGGGCGCTCTGGCAACCGTTGCTCACCGGCACCGACGCGGCCTGGGCCCGGGACCTGGCGTCGGCCCTGCCCCCGGCGGCCCGCGCCGCGCGGGAGTGGGCGCCGGCTCCCACGGGTGCACCTGTGGTCGCCCGGACGGACGTCGGGCCGGGGGACCTCGTGGCGGACGCGCTTGACGCGCTGGTCGACGCCGCCGCCCGGGTGGCCCTCGCCGACACCCGGCTGCACCGGGGGATGCGTCCCGGCGGTCCGGTGCCGCGCTGGCTGGCCGCGCTCACCGGCCCGGACCGGACCTTCCCCGCCGAGCCGACCGCGCTGGCGACGCTGCGCACCGAACTGGACGCCTGGCAGCGCGACGCGGCCGGCGGCGCGGTACGGGCCACGTTCCGCCTGGTCGAACCGCCCGTCGACCCGGTCGCCGAGCTGGTCGAGGGGGGCGCCTGGCGGGTGGAGTTCGGTCTGCACCCGGCCGACGAGCCGGGGCTGGTGGTCGACGCCGGGCACATCTGGCAGCGGCCCGCCCCCGCGCTCGCCGCCCGGGGCGTGGACCCGCAGGAGACGCTGCTGGCGGAGCTGGGCCGGGCCAGCCGGCTCTGGCCGGAGGTGGACGCGGCCCTGCGTACCGCCGCCCCGGAGGGGATGGAGCTGGACGCCGACGGCGCGCACCGGTTCCTGCGCGAGGGCGCGCCGGTGCTGCACGCGGCCGGCTTCGGCGTGCTGCTGCCGTCCTGGTGGCGGCGGTCCTCGTCCCGGCTGGGGGCGAGGCTGCGCGCCCGCAGCCGCACCGCGCCGGGGGCGGTCGCCACCACGGCCGGTGGGCTGGGGCTGGACGCGCTCGTCGACTACCGCTGGGAGGTGGCGCTCGGCGACCAGCCGCTGACCGCCGAGGAGTTGGCCGCGCTGGCCGACCTGAAGTCGCCGCTGGTGCGGCTGCGCGGCCGGTGGGTCGAGCTGGACCCGCAGCGGCTGGAGGCCGGGTTGCGGCTGCTGCGCTCCTCGGGCGAGCTGACCGTGGCCGACCTGCTGCGGATGGGGCTCTCCGGCGAGGAACGCGGCGGCGAGCTGCCGGTGCTGGACGTGGTCGCCGACGGGGCGCTCGGCGCGCTGCTGACCGGCGAGGCGGAGCGGCGGCTCACCCCCGCCGACCCGCCGCCGGGTTTCGTCGGGACGCTGCGGCCCTACCAGCGGCGGGGGCTGGCCTGGCTGGCGTTCCTCCAGTCGCTCGGGCTGGGCGGGATCCTCGCCGACGACATGGGGCTGGGCAAGACCGTGCAACTGCTCGCGCTGCTCGCCGGTGACCCGCCGGACGCCGGCCCCACGCTGCTGGTCTGTCCGATGTCGCTGGTCGGCAACTGGCAGCGGGAGGCCGGCACGTTCGCGCCGGACCTGCGCGTACACGTGCATCACGGCGCCGAGCGCGCCCGGGGGGATGAGTTCGCCGCGGCCGTGCGGGCGGCGGACCTGGTGGTGACCACCTACTCGGTGGCCGCCCGCGACGCGTTCGAGCTGGCCGGCGTCGACTGGCACCGGGTGGTGGTGGACGAGGCGCAGGCGATCAAGAACGCCGCGACCAGGCAGGCCGAGGCGATCCGGTCGCTGCCCGCGCGACACCGGGTCGCGGTCACCGGTACGCCGGTGGAGAACCGCCTCGCCGACCTCTGGTCGATCATGCAGTTCGCCAACCCGGGGCTGCTCGGCCCGGCCGCGGTGTTCCGCAAGCGGTTCGCCGAGCCGATCGAGCGCCACGGCGACGCCGAGGTGGCCGAGCGGCTGCGCCGGATCACCGGCCCGTTCGTGCTGCGCCGGCTCAAGACCGACCCGACGATCATCACCGACCTGCCGGAGAAGCTGGAGATGGAGGTGCTCTGCAACCTCACCGCCGAGCAGGCCGCCCTCTACCGGGCGGTGGTCGACGACATGATGTCGAAGATCGAGTCCAGCGACGGGATCGAACGCCGAGGGCTGGTGCTGGCCACCATGACCCGGCTCAAGCAGGTCTGCAACCACCCCGCCCAACTGCTGCACGACGGCTCCGCCCTGGCCGGCCGCTCGGGCAAGCTGGAACGCCTCGACGAGATCGTCGACGAGGTGCTCGCGGCGGGGGAGAAGGCGCTGCTCTTCACCCAGTACGCCGAGTTCGGCGGGATGCTGCGCGGGCACCTGTCGGCGCGTACCGGTCGGGAGGTGCTGCTGTTGCACGGCGGCGTCGGCAAGGCCGACCGGGACGCCATGGTGGCCCGGTTCCAGACCCCCGACGGCCCGCCGCTGTTCGTGCTGTCGCTCAAGGCCGGCGGCACCGGACTCACCCTGACCGCGGCCAACCATGTCGTGCACGTGGACCGGTGGTGGAACCCGGCCGTCGAGGACCAGGCCACCGACCGGGCGTTCCGCATCGGCCAGCGCCGGCGGGTGCAGGTACGCAAGTTCGTCTGCGCCGGCACCGTGGAGGAGAAGGTGGCCGCGATGATCGCCGACAAGCGGAGCCTGGCCCGGTCGGTGGTGGGCAGCGGGGAACAGTGGGTGACCGAGCTGTCCACCGACACGCTGCGGGAGCTGTTCACGCTGGAGGCCGGGGCGGTGGTCGAGTGA